Genomic segment of Deltaproteobacteria bacterium:
GCGCCGGCCGCGCGGGCGGCGGCGGCTCCGGCGGGCTTGCGAAAAGTCCGCCGTTGCCGAGACGGGGCGCGAGCGCCGCCGCGAGCGCGATCGACCCCGCGAGACAGAGCTTCCCGGGCAGCGCCGTGATCGCCTCGACGGCACCCGCCACGTCGTCGTCGGACTCCGCGTCGACCACGAAGCAGTCCACTCCCGCGGCGCGCCGCCGGCCGACCTCGACGGCGAGCGCACCGCCCCGGACGCACGCGCGCGCCAGCACGGCGACGGGACGGCGGCTCTCGCGAGCGATCACCTCGCCGACAGACGACACCGCGCCGGGTCCCTCGGGATCGCGTGCGAACTCCGTCTCAGCGAGGAGGCGGCCACCGAACCACTGGCACCCCCCGCGCGTCACGCGCCCCGCCGCGGGGATCGCCGGGACGACGAACCCCGTCGCGCCGAGGTGGTCGAGCGCCGCGTCGAGCTCGGCGCCGAGGTGGCCGCGCAGCGCCGTGTCGATCTTCTTGAGCACGAGCCGCGCCGGCCGCGCGCCGAGCGCGGCGCGTACGCGCGCGGCCGCCGCGGCCGGCGCCAACGCGCGGCTCTGTGTGTTCACGACCACGACCACGCCGTCGTCGCCCCGGGCGACCAGCGCTCCCGGCTCGACGGCGACCAGCGCCCGCCGGCCGGCCGCCGCGAGCTCGGCCGCGACGTCGCACGCGCCGGTCAGATCGTCGGCGATCGCGGCGAACGCGCTCACCGCATCAACACCGCGCGCGCCGGCGCCCCGTCGACGCCTTCGAGCTTGAGGGGTAGGCACGCGAGGAGATACGGCCCCGCGGCGATCGCGCGTAGGTCCAGACCCTCGATGACGAAGATCCCGCCGCCGAGGAGCAGCTTGTGCACCGCGAAGTCCTTGCTGCCGAACTGCTCGATGGAGAGGTAGTCCATGCCGATGGTCCTCACGCCCCGGTCGACGAGATGCCAGGCGGCATCGAGCGTGAGGTACGTGAAGTCCTTCTGGAATCCCGGCTTCGCCCAGCGCTCCGAGTTGTCGGTTCGACAGAGCACGATGTCGCCGGCGTTGATCTCGTACCGGCGGAGCGCGGTGGCGTCGATCGCGGCGAGCCCGCGGAGGTCGAGCACCTGCGCCGGCCCCACCATGCGGTCGAGGGGCACCTGCTCGAGCGTCGGCGCGCCGTCGATGAAATGCGCCGGCGCGTCGACGTGCGTCCCGGTGTGAGCGCCCAGGGAAAGATGCGTCAGGTTGGCGGCGTCGCCGCGCTCGATGGCGCGGATCCGGGTCTGCTCGAGCGTCGGGTCGCCCGGATAGACGTGCATGTCCGGACGGTTCGGCACCGAAACGTCCCAGACCCTCCGGCAGTAGCCGGCGAGATCTTCGCGAAGCTGCGGATCGGTGGCGGCCGCCATGGAGTCCCTTTCGACGGAGGTCGCGCGCTCACGCGCTCGCCGCGGACCGCTCTCGCCGGGCGCGGCGCGCGGCGAGAGCGGCGGCGGTCTTGATCGCCTCGAGCAGGTTCTTGTGGTTCGCGAGGCCCTTCCCCGCGATGTCGAACGCCGTGCCGTGCCCCGTCGAGGTCCGGATGAAGGGCAGCCCGACGAGCAACGTCACGACGTCGCCGAAGCCGAGTAGCTTCACCGCGCCGAGGCCCTGATCGTGGTAGAGGGCAATGGTCAGATCGTACATGCCCTGCTTGGTCTTGAAGAAGACCGTATCGGCAGGCACCGGGCCGATCGCGTTCACCCCCGCGGCTCTGGCCTCCGCGATGGCGGGCTCGATTTCCTCGATCTCCTCGCGTCCGAAGAGGCCGCCTTCGCCGGCATGCGGGTTCAGGGCGGAAACCGCGATCCGCGGCGCCGCGATGCCCTGTCCGACCAGCGCCTCGTGCGCCAGCATGATCTTCTCGTGCACCCGCGCCTTCGTCACCTTGTCGCATGCTGCGCGAAGCGACATGTGATTCGTCAGCAAGAGAAGTCGCATGTCGCCGAGCAGGAGCACCATGGCGTAGCGCTTCACCCCGGCCTCCTCGGCGAAGATCTCCGTGGCGCCCTCGTAATGAAAGCCGGCGGCGCGCATCGACTCCTTGTTGAGGGGCGCCGACACGATCCCGTCGATCTCGCCGCTGAGAGCGTAGCGGGCCGCCTCGCGCGTGTAGCGCACGGCCGCCGCCCCGAGCGCCGGCTCGATCACCCCGACCTTTACCGTCGCCGGGTCGACGTCCCGATAGTCGACGACGGCGAAGGCCTCGCCGTCGCGCCGCCAGGCCGCGGGCCGCTCGACCGCGCGGAGCGCCAGCTCGAGGCCGGCCTGCTCGGCCGCGGCGGCCACCACGCGGAGGTCGCCGAGCACGATCGGCTCGCAGAACGTGCGGATCGCCGGGTCGGCGAGCGATTTCACGAGAATCTCGGGGCTGATGCCGGCGGCGTCGCCCATGGTGATGCCGATCGTCGGAAGTGCCATGCGTTCGGAGCTCCTTGCCGTGCAAGCGAGATGGGTGGTGCGTTCAGGCCTCGAGGACGCCGAGCGGCGGCGCCGCGGGCGCCGCCGCGGACGTCGCGCGGCGCTCGAGGACGGCCTCGTAGGTCGACTCGACCTGGTCGATGACGCGCTCCCAACCGTACTCGTCCTCGACGGTCCGGCGCGCGGCCGCGCCGAGGGCGCGCCGCCGCAGCGGATCGGCCAGCAGCGCGACGACCGCCGCGGCGTACGCTTGCGGGCCGTCGACGTCCACCACGACGCCGTTGACGCCGTCGCGCACCGCCTTGGCCGAGCCCGCGGAGACCACGACGGCCTTCGCGGCCGCCATGTAGTTCAGGAGCTTCATCGGAAATCCCGACCACTCGCGACGGGGACAGAGCGCGAGGTCGGCAACCAGGATCAGATCACGCACCGTCGCGAAGTCGCCCGCGCTCACGAGCCGCACCCCGTCGGGCAGCCGGCGAAGACGAGGCGGAAGGTCGCGGGGTGCGGCGTGGGTCGCGAGCACGAGGAGGGCGTCACCGACCGACCGCCGCACGAGGCCGATGCTCTCGAGCAGGAGATCCAGATTCTGATAGCCGTCGACGTTCCCCGTGTAGAGCAGCACCGGACGCTCGCCGAACCCGAAACGGTCGCGGATCGCGGCCACGTCGGCGCGCGAGCACGCCGGAAACTCCTCGGGCGAGCCGCCGGGCGCGATCAGCGCGATGGCGCGTTCGTCGACTCCGCGCGCGCGGAGAAACCCGACGAGCTCCCGGCAGATCGCGATGCAGCGATCGGCGCGCCGCGGCACCTCGCGATCGGCGACGGCGCCGACCGCGCGGGCGAGACGGCGGGCGGTGCGGCTCCGGAAGTACGTCGGCAGCTCCTCCGCGAGCGCGTTGTGGCTATGATAGATGAGCGGCACGCCGGTGAGCCGCCGCGCCACGAGCCCGACGAGCGCGGCTTCGTAGTTGTGGGCGTGTATCACCTCGATCCCCTCGCCCTCGATCACCCGCACGAGGCGCACGAGCAACGCCGCGTCGAGCACCAGCTTGGCCGCGCGCGGCCCGGAGCCGACGGCGCGCAGACCCGCCATGCGCGGGATGCGCCGCACCGGCAGGCCGGCGAGCGCCTCCTCCAACCCCTCGGCGTACGTCACGACGATCGGGTCGTGGCCGCGAGCGCGCAGACCCTGCGCGAGCTTCCGGATGAGGAGCTGCGAGCCTTGCAGGGTCGGGAACGGACACGCGGCGACGATGGCCACGCGATAGCATCGCTTCCGAATGTCGCGGGCGGGCATCATGCCGCGGGCTCGCTCAGGTAGCCGAGCGCCCGCAGGCGGCGCCGCAGCTCGGCCTC
This window contains:
- a CDS encoding cyclase family protein; its protein translation is MAAATDPQLREDLAGYCRRVWDVSVPNRPDMHVYPGDPTLEQTRIRAIERGDAANLTHLSLGAHTGTHVDAPAHFIDGAPTLEQVPLDRMVGPAQVLDLRGLAAIDATALRRYEINAGDIVLCRTDNSERWAKPGFQKDFTYLTLDAAWHLVDRGVRTIGMDYLSIEQFGSKDFAVHKLLLGGGIFVIEGLDLRAIAAGPYLLACLPLKLEGVDGAPARAVLMR
- the pdxA gene encoding 4-hydroxythreonine-4-phosphate dehydrogenase PdxA codes for the protein MALPTIGITMGDAAGISPEILVKSLADPAIRTFCEPIVLGDLRVVAAAAEQAGLELALRAVERPAAWRRDGEAFAVVDYRDVDPATVKVGVIEPALGAAAVRYTREAARYALSGEIDGIVSAPLNKESMRAAGFHYEGATEIFAEEAGVKRYAMVLLLGDMRLLLLTNHMSLRAACDKVTKARVHEKIMLAHEALVGQGIAAPRIAVSALNPHAGEGGLFGREEIEEIEPAIAEARAAGVNAIGPVPADTVFFKTKQGMYDLTIALYHDQGLGAVKLLGFGDVVTLLVGLPFIRTSTGHGTAFDIAGKGLANHKNLLEAIKTAAALAARRARRERSAASA
- a CDS encoding glycosyltransferase family 4 protein yields the protein MAIVAACPFPTLQGSQLLIRKLAQGLRARGHDPIVVTYAEGLEEALAGLPVRRIPRMAGLRAVGSGPRAAKLVLDAALLVRLVRVIEGEGIEVIHAHNYEAALVGLVARRLTGVPLIYHSHNALAEELPTYFRSRTARRLARAVGAVADREVPRRADRCIAICRELVGFLRARGVDERAIALIAPGGSPEEFPACSRADVAAIRDRFGFGERPVLLYTGNVDGYQNLDLLLESIGLVRRSVGDALLVLATHAAPRDLPPRLRRLPDGVRLVSAGDFATVRDLILVADLALCPRREWSGFPMKLLNYMAAAKAVVVSAGSAKAVRDGVNGVVVDVDGPQAYAAAVVALLADPLRRRALGAAARRTVEDEYGWERVIDQVESTYEAVLERRATSAAAPAAPPLGVLEA